From Nitrospiraceae bacterium, a single genomic window includes:
- a CDS encoding DUF3015 family protein: MIQSVKSFQGLAALGIFLLGISSGCTIKATLDTTSDGVTNFLSSTSGKSWWTEDGLVKHGEHARVFVVTNHDILLQEIAQGHGEYVQAFGTILGVSSDHQAHFQEVIQNEYPVLVEIPIFLGDDQLNRFIGHAQQAGMYAASSNL; encoded by the coding sequence ATGATACAAAGCGTGAAATCGTTTCAAGGTCTCGCGGCATTAGGGATCTTCCTTTTGGGAATTTCTTCCGGTTGTACCATCAAAGCCACACTTGATACGACTTCGGATGGCGTAACCAATTTTCTGTCTTCAACGTCGGGCAAATCCTGGTGGACAGAGGATGGGCTTGTCAAACATGGCGAACATGCCAGAGTCTTTGTGGTGACGAACCATGACATCCTCCTTCAAGAAATCGCCCAAGGGCATGGGGAATATGTCCAGGCCTTCGGGACGATTTTAGGTGTCTCATCTGATCACCAGGCTCACTTTCAGGAAGTGATTCAGAACGAGTATCCCGTCCTGGTCGAGATACCCATTTTTCTTGGAGATGATCAGTTAAACAGGTTTATCGGTCATGCCCAGCAAGCCGGGATGTATGCAGCGTCCTCAAATCTATAA
- a CDS encoding penicillin-binding protein activator LpoB: protein MTLFPITRFIKSCAVVVPCLCLFVLGGCGKEKKVTRVDPGVVTDFSGRWNDTDSKLVAEAMMKEMVSRPWLENFSNQHNRVPTVIVGTILNKSHEHIDVGTFVTDLEREMTNSQRVLFVASQRDRDEIRQERQEQAVHAREDTQKRPGQELGADFMMKGTISTIVDESDGVKGIYYQVDLDLINVETNVKSWYGQKKIKKVVERKRLLF, encoded by the coding sequence ATCACCTTGTTCCCCATTACTCGATTCATCAAATCCTGCGCGGTTGTGGTCCCCTGCCTCTGCCTTTTCGTATTGGGCGGATGCGGAAAGGAAAAAAAGGTAACCAGAGTAGACCCCGGGGTCGTGACCGATTTTAGTGGCCGGTGGAATGACACGGACTCAAAGTTAGTGGCCGAAGCCATGATGAAGGAAATGGTGAGCCGGCCCTGGTTGGAAAACTTTTCGAATCAACACAATCGAGTCCCGACGGTGATTGTCGGGACCATCCTCAATAAAAGTCATGAACATATCGATGTGGGCACCTTCGTGACCGACTTGGAACGGGAAATGACGAATTCTCAAAGAGTGCTCTTTGTGGCAAGTCAACGGGATCGCGATGAAATTCGTCAGGAACGACAAGAGCAAGCGGTTCATGCCAGGGAAGATACCCAGAAACGCCCGGGGCAGGAACTGGGAGCGGATTTTATGATGAAGGGCACGATTAGTACGATCGTGGATGAATCCGATGGGGTCAAAGGGATTTATTATCAGGTTGATCTAGATCTCATCAATGTTGAGACGAATGTGAAATCCTGGTACGGGCAGAAAAAAATCAAAAAAGTCGTCGAGCGTAAACGTCTCCTCTTTTAA
- a CDS encoding LPP20 family lipoprotein — protein MNMLRIVVWSGVCILAGGCSWFGRETPPEWIMSPHQAYPVERYLTGIGEAESRAQAEKRAYAAVARVFSAQVNTQSMDHETYSIQESGVGSQTRRELQLDQRTQVTTSKALENVQILDLWYQPSTRHFWALAGLDRQQAEKAILERLQEWDTKIENMIHQGRTHPQKIQRIRGYKEAMILLADRDTLNTDLRVIRTSGDSLQSSYRIPEIQREFMDFVAQNLVISVAIEGEYHEDIERAILEGLKQEGLLGHPADSKSSEVADLAIVGQGQFWVVNLPDPLFKYVRWCGDIDIYENPSHRLIGVISETGREGHVTEREARIRASKVMQEVISKEIARLLTRSVFSTEPDPSQSQRVPNACSR, from the coding sequence ATGAATATGCTGAGAATAGTGGTATGGAGTGGAGTATGCATTCTAGCCGGGGGCTGTTCCTGGTTCGGCAGGGAGACTCCCCCTGAATGGATCATGTCGCCTCACCAAGCATACCCCGTGGAACGCTATCTCACCGGTATTGGAGAAGCCGAATCCCGGGCACAAGCTGAAAAAAGGGCATATGCCGCGGTTGCCAGAGTATTTTCTGCGCAGGTGAACACCCAATCGATGGATCATGAAACGTACTCCATTCAAGAGTCCGGGGTGGGGAGTCAAACCCGACGGGAGTTACAACTCGATCAACGGACACAGGTGACGACCAGCAAAGCCCTGGAAAATGTCCAGATATTGGACCTCTGGTATCAGCCGTCTACCAGACATTTTTGGGCTTTGGCGGGCCTCGACCGGCAACAAGCTGAGAAGGCCATTCTGGAACGATTACAGGAATGGGATACCAAGATCGAGAATATGATTCATCAAGGCCGAACACATCCTCAGAAAATTCAACGCATCCGGGGTTACAAAGAAGCCATGATTTTATTAGCCGATCGGGATACCCTCAATACCGATCTCCGGGTGATCCGCACCAGTGGAGACAGTCTACAATCATCCTATCGTATCCCAGAGATCCAACGTGAATTTATGGATTTTGTCGCCCAAAATTTGGTTATTTCGGTGGCGATTGAGGGAGAATACCATGAGGACATTGAACGGGCGATTTTGGAGGGGCTCAAGCAAGAAGGCTTATTAGGCCATCCCGCCGATTCAAAGTCCTCGGAGGTTGCGGACCTGGCTATTGTTGGGCAGGGACAATTTTGGGTCGTGAATTTACCGGATCCCCTGTTCAAATATGTGCGATGGTGTGGGGATATCGATATCTATGAAAATCCTTCTCATCGACTTATCGGGGTGATTTCGGAGACGGGGCGGGAAGGGCATGTGACCGAAAGGGAAGCACGGATTCGTGCCAGCAAAGTCATGCAGGAGGTCATCTCCAAAGAAATCGCCCGTCTGCTCACTCGATCCGTGTTTAGTACCGAACCGGACCCGTCACAGAGTCAGAGAGTTCCCAACGCCTGTTCTCGCTAA
- a CDS encoding HEAT repeat domain-containing protein has translation MRTWAACGFISIVLLVGLFGSESLARRTYLDQEQKAQLDGIQTIMVHVLALTERGKVDGTVIENVVKQRLEELGYTVVTDRDAAFDVRVNVKCEEIKKWSGTTRGGGDADHSGAPSRLWKGPACLFSYQLDGRDLGWYREARTSFEDPGEAAKVAHAPQSGLYAIQQLAERVQEFDFPVMLAAEWGHDARLFKLLNNPQTPNKRKLRILSLLPQVESHDTLPLLKELIQDPELAEEAIVALSSTGSEGIPLLTDIFQTQKDSKIRAAAAKGLGEIGAHTGDPSVTPPMLDYVVKNLPHIKSSSDIDFPVMTEVVWSLGKLRNEKSIGPINELQSKIWVIFDNSNEMAELREATSWTYKQIDMDWQVQ, from the coding sequence ATGAGGACATGGGCGGCATGTGGATTCATCTCTATAGTTTTGCTCGTTGGACTTTTCGGTTCAGAAAGTTTGGCCAGACGGACCTATCTTGATCAAGAACAAAAGGCGCAACTCGACGGCATTCAAACGATTATGGTTCACGTCCTGGCGTTGACAGAGCGGGGAAAAGTCGATGGAACAGTCATCGAAAATGTAGTGAAGCAACGTTTAGAAGAATTGGGTTATACCGTGGTAACCGATCGCGATGCTGCATTCGATGTAAGGGTGAACGTCAAATGCGAAGAAATAAAAAAATGGTCGGGAACAACTCGCGGCGGTGGTGATGCCGACCATTCCGGCGCTCCATCCCGCCTCTGGAAAGGCCCGGCCTGCCTCTTTTCCTATCAATTGGATGGACGAGACTTGGGGTGGTACAGAGAAGCGCGAACCAGTTTTGAAGATCCTGGGGAAGCCGCGAAGGTCGCTCACGCTCCACAATCCGGTCTTTATGCAATTCAACAATTAGCCGAACGGGTTCAAGAGTTTGATTTTCCCGTTATGCTCGCGGCGGAATGGGGGCATGATGCCCGCCTGTTTAAGCTACTCAATAACCCCCAGACCCCCAATAAACGCAAGCTAAGAATTTTATCATTACTGCCTCAAGTGGAATCACATGATACGTTGCCTCTCCTTAAAGAACTCATTCAAGATCCTGAACTGGCAGAAGAGGCCATCGTGGCGCTTTCCAGCACTGGGAGCGAAGGCATTCCCCTCTTAACGGATATTTTTCAAACCCAGAAGGACTCAAAGATACGAGCGGCCGCAGCCAAAGGATTAGGGGAAATTGGCGCCCATACCGGAGACCCTTCAGTCACCCCGCCAATGCTTGATTATGTGGTTAAAAATCTGCCCCACATTAAATCATCTTCAGACATCGATTTCCCGGTTATGACAGAGGTCGTGTGGAGTTTAGGCAAACTGCGAAATGAAAAGTCTATCGGCCCCATTAATGAGCTACAAAGCAAAATCTGGGTGATTTTTGACAATTCGAATGAGATGGCCGAACTGCGGGAGGCCACAAGCTGGACCTATAAACAAATCGATATGGACTGGCAGGTTCAGTAG
- a CDS encoding HEAT repeat domain-containing protein, giving the protein MKRWPIFLILATFCIGGTSSEARRIHLTPEQKTQLENAQTVLVEVLALTEKGSYDPSPLAATVKARLEDIGYTVTTDRSQPHDVEVKVKCEEQKTVTGTSPSGGDVDLADAPDRLWKGPACLLTYFLKQTDLQWKKEVRTTFADARQAAQQAQVDDAGAYAMDQLNQRLSEYDFPVLLSAEWGQIDRLLKLLDNPNTPKLRKVKILSVLSDVHAEEALPQLTKLLESTDLQQETINALSGAGGHSIPLLIDLFQTSRQSSIRAEAAKALGDIAAKTGDPRPIPPLVKYVSALLPQLKTSEDIDFPVLTEVVWAIGKQRWEGSLKPMRELQQKIWVIFDNSKEMADLREAASWTYKQIDLDGHLS; this is encoded by the coding sequence ATGAAACGCTGGCCAATTTTCCTCATTTTGGCAACTTTCTGTATCGGAGGTACTTCATCCGAAGCTCGCCGAATTCACCTCACACCAGAGCAAAAAACGCAACTGGAAAATGCCCAGACCGTATTGGTGGAGGTCCTTGCCTTAACAGAAAAAGGGTCGTATGACCCCAGTCCCCTGGCCGCCACCGTCAAGGCGCGCTTGGAAGACATCGGGTATACGGTCACCACGGACCGCTCTCAACCGCACGATGTGGAAGTGAAAGTTAAATGTGAAGAACAGAAGACTGTGACTGGCACTTCTCCCTCCGGCGGGGATGTGGACCTGGCTGATGCCCCAGACCGCCTCTGGAAAGGCCCGGCCTGTCTCTTGACGTATTTCCTCAAACAGACTGATTTACAATGGAAAAAAGAAGTGCGCACGACCTTTGCCGATGCCAGGCAGGCCGCCCAACAGGCCCAGGTTGACGATGCCGGCGCCTATGCAATGGACCAGCTCAACCAACGGCTTTCGGAATATGACTTCCCCGTCCTGCTCTCGGCCGAATGGGGGCAAATCGATCGCCTGCTCAAGCTGCTGGATAATCCCAATACGCCTAAACTGCGAAAAGTAAAAATCCTTTCCGTCCTCAGCGATGTGCATGCCGAGGAAGCATTGCCGCAATTGACCAAACTTCTGGAATCCACAGACTTGCAGCAAGAAACCATCAATGCGCTTTCCGGCGCTGGAGGGCATTCCATCCCTTTGCTCATCGATTTATTCCAAACCAGTCGGCAGTCCAGCATACGAGCCGAAGCGGCAAAAGCCTTGGGAGATATCGCAGCCAAGACGGGAGACCCCCGACCAATTCCCCCATTGGTGAAGTATGTGTCCGCGCTATTACCGCAATTAAAAACTTCGGAAGATATTGATTTTCCGGTGCTTACCGAAGTGGTCTGGGCAATAGGCAAGCAACGATGGGAGGGTTCACTGAAACCCATGAGAGAACTCCAGCAGAAGATTTGGGTGATTTTTGACAATTCGAAAGAAATGGCCGATTTACGGGAGGCCGCGAGCTGGACCTATAAACAAATAGACTTGGATGGCCATCTCAGTTAA
- a CDS encoding HEAT repeat domain-containing protein, whose product MKAWPVFFIFVILGLGGIASEARQIPLTPEQKTQLEKAQTVLVEVLALTEKGTYDPSQLVATVKARLEDIGYTVTTDRSQPHDVAVKVKCEEAKTSTRTSPSGGDVDLADAPNRLWKGPACLLTYFLQQNNFQWKKEVRTTFADARQAAQQAQVDDPGAYAMDQLNQRLAEYEFPILLSAEWGQIDRLLKLLDNPNTPKLRKVKILSVLSNVHAEEALPQLTKLLESTDLQQETINALSGAGADSIPVLIDLFQTSPQSNIRAEAAKALGDIAARTGDPRTIPPLVEYVAEVLPQLKTSEDIDFPLLTEVVWAIGKLRWAHSLKPIAELQDKVWLIHDNSKEMAELREATNWTFKAIELQDAAMLQPVYSTI is encoded by the coding sequence ATGAAAGCCTGGCCAGTTTTCTTCATTTTCGTAATATTGGGTTTGGGGGGCATTGCATCCGAAGCTCGCCAAATTCCTCTCACGCCAGAGCAAAAAACCCAATTGGAAAAGGCCCAGACCGTATTGGTAGAGGTCCTTGCCCTAACGGAAAAAGGGACGTATGACCCCAGTCAACTGGTTGCCACCGTCAAGGCGCGCTTGGAAGACATCGGGTACACGGTCACGACGGACCGCTCTCAGCCGCACGATGTGGCAGTGAAAGTTAAATGTGAAGAAGCTAAAACGTCGACCCGCACCTCTCCCTCCGGCGGGGATGTGGACCTGGCTGATGCACCCAACCGTCTCTGGAAGGGCCCGGCCTGTCTGTTAACGTATTTCCTTCAACAGAACAATTTTCAATGGAAAAAAGAAGTGCGCACGACCTTTGCCGATGCCAGACAGGCCGCCCAACAGGCTCAGGTTGACGATCCCGGCGCCTATGCGATGGACCAGCTCAACCAACGACTCGCGGAGTATGAGTTCCCCATCCTGCTCTCGGCCGAATGGGGGCAAATCGATCGACTGCTCAAGCTGTTGGATAATCCCAATACGCCTAAACTGCGAAAAGTAAAAATTCTTTCCGTCCTCAGCAATGTGCATGCCGAGGAAGCATTGCCGCAATTGACCAAACTTCTGGAGTCCACGGACTTGCAACAAGAAACCATCAATGCGCTTTCAGGCGCAGGAGCCGATTCCATACCGGTCCTTATTGATTTATTCCAAACCAGTCCTCAATCAAACATACGGGCCGAAGCGGCAAAAGCTCTGGGGGATATTGCCGCCAGAACGGGAGATCCTCGCACGATTCCCCCATTGGTAGAATATGTTGCCGAAGTATTACCCCAATTGAAAACCTCTGAAGATATTGATTTTCCTCTCCTCACGGAAGTGGTCTGGGCAATTGGAAAATTACGATGGGCCCACTCCTTGAAACCAATTGCAGAACTCCAGGATAAAGTGTGGTTGATTCATGACAATTCAAAGGAAATGGCTGAGCTGCGAGAGGCCACTAATTGGACCTTCAAGGCAATAGAATTGCAAGATGCTGCCATGTTGCAGCCTGTATACAGTACAATTTAA
- the proC gene encoding pyrroline-5-carboxylate reductase, whose protein sequence is MGQSPKFVFLGAGNMADALVTGILKAHLAPPANISVTDISSIRLEHFQKTFQVHVGSDNADEVKSADIIVLCVKPQVMDTVLAEIKGQISKEHLLISVAAGYPLARIQHHLGENISLVRAMPNTPAVIQEGVTALVGSSGISHDHLQLAQSIFESVGKVVMVEESLMDAVTGLSGSGPAYVYLVIEALTDGGVLLGLPRTVASVLAAQTVLGAARMVLESGEHPAVLKDRVTSPGGTTIAGLQELETGKLRATFMKAVKAATARSHELGQ, encoded by the coding sequence ATGGGTCAGTCACCGAAGTTTGTATTTTTAGGGGCAGGCAACATGGCTGATGCATTGGTGACGGGAATTTTGAAGGCCCATCTTGCGCCTCCCGCCAATATTTCTGTTACCGATATTTCCTCAATCCGGTTAGAGCATTTTCAGAAGACATTTCAAGTTCATGTGGGATCTGATAACGCTGATGAAGTGAAATCGGCTGATATCATTGTTCTCTGCGTGAAACCTCAGGTTATGGATACTGTGCTGGCAGAAATCAAAGGGCAGATTTCGAAGGAGCACTTACTGATTTCCGTCGCAGCGGGGTACCCCTTGGCACGCATTCAACACCATCTCGGGGAAAACATTTCCCTTGTTCGTGCCATGCCTAATACCCCTGCGGTCATCCAGGAAGGTGTCACCGCATTGGTCGGAAGTTCAGGGATCTCCCATGACCACCTTCAACTGGCTCAATCAATCTTTGAATCGGTTGGCAAGGTCGTCATGGTGGAGGAATCTTTAATGGATGCCGTGACGGGCTTGAGCGGAAGTGGTCCTGCGTATGTCTATCTGGTGATTGAAGCACTCACAGACGGTGGGGTGCTGCTCGGTCTTCCACGAACCGTAGCCAGTGTCCTTGCGGCTCAAACGGTATTAGGGGCGGCCCGGATGGTGCTAGAAAGTGGGGAACATCCTGCTGTCCTTAAAGATCGGGTGACGTCTCCCGGAGGAACAACAATTGCTGGTCTCCAAGAATTAGAAACAGGAAAGTTACGAGCGACCTTCATGAAAGCCGTCAAAGCTGCCACGGCTCGGTCTCATGAGCTTGGACAATAA
- a CDS encoding transglycosylase SLT domain-containing protein, with translation MKTIRQVGRQIGLILALLGILLVLWELPHHDRNYLSHQERTAQLGTNLPPYEVKTFLRHIETRLPSYREEFQEAEKKSGISWMLLAAMAYQESQWNHKAVSPTGVRGIMMLTRSTASDLGIKNRLDPSKSIAGGARYLSYLQKRVPDHIRMPDRMFIALAAYNVGMGHINDARLLAERLGKNSNQWEDIKSILPLLAHKEYYQDLPHRYARGWEPVKYVKRIRAYRNILQQVVKREGKSSQVDI, from the coding sequence ATGAAAACAATTAGACAGGTCGGTAGACAAATCGGTCTGATCCTGGCGTTATTGGGAATACTGTTAGTTCTTTGGGAGCTTCCCCATCATGATCGAAATTACCTTTCCCATCAGGAGCGGACTGCGCAATTAGGAACAAATCTGCCCCCGTATGAGGTCAAGACCTTTCTGCGACATATTGAGACCAGGCTGCCTTCCTACCGCGAAGAATTTCAGGAAGCCGAAAAAAAATCAGGTATTTCATGGATGTTGTTGGCGGCCATGGCCTATCAAGAGTCTCAATGGAATCACAAGGCCGTCAGTCCAACAGGGGTTCGAGGAATTATGATGCTCACACGTTCCACAGCCTCGGATCTGGGAATCAAAAACCGGCTTGACCCGTCAAAAAGCATTGCCGGTGGGGCTCGCTACCTGTCCTATTTGCAAAAGCGGGTTCCTGACCACATTCGCATGCCGGATCGCATGTTTATTGCTCTTGCAGCCTACAATGTGGGTATGGGACATATTAACGATGCTCGATTGCTTGCTGAACGTTTAGGTAAAAACTCGAATCAGTGGGAAGACATTAAAAGCATTCTTCCCCTCCTGGCTCATAAGGAATATTACCAGGATCTGCCTCATCGTTATGCCCGTGGGTGGGAGCCTGTAAAATATGTAAAGCGGATTCGAGCCTATCGGAACATCCTACAACAGGTTGTGAAGCGGGAGGGAAAAAGCTCGCAAGTGGATATTTAA
- a CDS encoding glutamate-5-semialdehyde dehydrogenase, whose product MQTNKSQDELEISGEEQELSPEEYLKPLLQRAKQATRQLSGLIAMKKNAALLAMADGLEAGEEAILKANEEDLSAFEGNPSRMAMADRLRLTPARIADMAAHIREIAQLRDPVGESMGFWQRPNGMRVGRVRVPIGVIGIIYESRPNVTADAAALCLKSGNVCVLRGGSEAHHSNLALATILEEAAQTAGIPEGAITFIDKTDREVVLELLKSHQFVDLIIPRGGEALMDTVTQHATIPVIKHDKGVCHIYVDSDVDLAMAQRISFNAKAQRCSTCNSMETLLVHEKVAKKFLPPLAEEFIEAGVEIRGCSKTCQILSQAKPAQEDDFGKEFLSLIVAIKVVKDMESAMDHIHQYGSRHTDSILTNDYDRALRFLREVDSSTVMVNASTRLNDGYEFGLGAEIGISTTRIHARGPMGLEDLTCSKYVVYGSGQVRE is encoded by the coding sequence ATGCAAACAAATAAATCTCAAGATGAACTTGAAATTTCAGGAGAAGAGCAAGAGCTTTCACCTGAGGAATACCTGAAACCATTGCTTCAACGAGCGAAACAGGCTACACGCCAATTAAGCGGGTTGATTGCCATGAAAAAGAATGCGGCGTTACTGGCTATGGCCGATGGGCTAGAAGCTGGGGAAGAAGCCATCCTCAAGGCCAATGAAGAAGATCTTTCAGCATTCGAGGGGAATCCCTCACGAATGGCTATGGCTGATCGACTTCGCTTAACGCCAGCCAGAATTGCCGATATGGCAGCGCACATTCGCGAAATTGCGCAGTTACGGGATCCAGTTGGCGAATCGATGGGATTCTGGCAACGACCGAATGGAATGAGAGTCGGTCGAGTGCGTGTGCCGATTGGGGTGATCGGAATCATTTATGAATCCCGCCCCAATGTGACCGCTGATGCGGCGGCTCTCTGTCTCAAATCCGGCAATGTGTGTGTACTGCGAGGGGGATCCGAGGCGCACCATTCCAATTTGGCTCTTGCCACGATTCTTGAGGAAGCCGCCCAAACGGCTGGAATTCCTGAAGGAGCAATTACCTTTATCGACAAAACTGACCGCGAGGTTGTTCTTGAGCTGCTTAAAAGCCACCAGTTCGTTGACCTCATCATTCCCCGTGGTGGCGAGGCGCTGATGGACACGGTCACACAGCACGCTACCATCCCGGTGATCAAGCACGACAAAGGTGTATGCCATATTTATGTGGATTCAGATGTGGATCTGGCTATGGCCCAACGAATCAGTTTCAACGCGAAAGCCCAGCGTTGCTCGACCTGTAACAGCATGGAAACCCTTCTTGTACATGAGAAAGTGGCCAAAAAATTCCTACCGCCCTTGGCCGAAGAATTTATTGAGGCAGGTGTCGAAATCCGGGGATGTTCGAAAACCTGCCAGATCCTTTCTCAGGCTAAACCTGCACAAGAAGACGATTTCGGCAAAGAATTTTTATCCCTTATTGTGGCGATCAAAGTGGTGAAGGATATGGAAAGCGCCATGGACCACATTCACCAATACGGTTCCCGTCATACGGACTCTATTCTGACCAATGACTATGACCGGGCTCTACGATTTTTGCGGGAGGTGGATTCCAGTACCGTGATGGTCAATGCCTCAACGCGTTTGAACGATGGCTATGAGTTTGGGTTGGGTGCCGAAATTGGGATTAGCACCACCCGTATTCATGCTCGTGGGCCGATGGGGTTAGAAGATTTAACCTGTTCGAAATATGTGGTATACGGTTCCGGTCAAGTCCGGGAGTGA
- the pyrR gene encoding bifunctional pyr operon transcriptional regulator/uracil phosphoribosyltransferase PyrR — MNTSPRPHERLLMDGQEMARTLTRISHEILERNKGIDGLALVGIRTGGVFLAQRIALRIQQIEKRDVPLGELDITLYRDDLSIRKDQPEIRKTTIPFHISGLKIVLIDDVLFTGRTIRAALDGLMDLGRPAEIQLAVLVDRGHRQLPIRANYVGKSIPTAREENVQVFFEELGQDDRVSILTP, encoded by the coding sequence ATGAACACTTCCCCTCGACCACACGAACGACTGTTAATGGATGGTCAGGAAATGGCCAGAACCCTAACACGCATTAGTCATGAGATTCTCGAGCGGAATAAAGGCATTGATGGGTTAGCGTTAGTGGGAATCCGCACTGGCGGAGTGTTTCTCGCCCAAAGGATTGCACTCAGGATTCAGCAGATCGAAAAACGGGACGTGCCTCTTGGAGAGTTGGATATCACATTGTACCGGGATGATCTCTCCATCAGAAAAGATCAGCCGGAAATCCGAAAAACGACCATTCCGTTTCATATATCCGGTTTGAAAATCGTGCTGATCGATGACGTACTGTTCACGGGTCGAACCATTCGTGCTGCCTTGGATGGGTTAATGGATTTAGGGCGCCCTGCCGAAATTCAACTGGCTGTTCTTGTCGATCGTGGACATCGGCAGCTTCCCATTCGTGCCAATTATGTCGGGAAAAGCATCCCGACTGCGCGGGAAGAAAACGTCCAGGTCTTTTTTGAGGAATTAGGGCAGGACGACCGGGTCTCCATTTTAACACCATAA
- a CDS encoding aspartate carbamoyltransferase catalytic subunit, which yields MGLERKDLLTIAALTADQIQLILTTAESLKEVGGRDIKKVPALRGKTVVNLFFEPSTRTRTSFELAAKRLSADVINFSPSTSSMVKGETLVDTARNIEAMQADIIVLRHPSPGAAENLARSVRSSVINAGDGWHEHPTQALLDIFTINEKKGPVPGLVVVIVGDIAHSRVARSNILALTKLGAEVRVVAPPTMIPFGLEHFGVKVFYDLDEALVGTDVIIMLRLQRERLGRALLPSLREYAKLFCLTPERLKLAKPDAIVMHPGPLNRGVEISPSVADSHVAVILDQVTNGVSVRMALMYLLSGFSERSTLNE from the coding sequence ATGGGTCTAGAACGTAAAGATTTATTGACTATTGCAGCCTTAACAGCTGACCAGATTCAATTGATTTTAACAACAGCCGAATCCCTGAAAGAGGTCGGAGGGAGGGACATCAAGAAAGTTCCCGCTCTGCGGGGGAAAACGGTGGTGAATTTATTTTTTGAGCCCAGCACTCGTACCCGAACATCTTTTGAATTAGCTGCTAAACGATTGAGTGCCGATGTCATTAATTTTTCGCCTTCGACCAGCAGCATGGTGAAAGGAGAAACCTTAGTCGATACGGCCAGAAATATTGAAGCCATGCAGGCGGATATTATTGTGCTGCGTCATCCATCACCCGGTGCCGCAGAAAACCTTGCACGTTCGGTCAGATCATCGGTGATCAACGCAGGAGATGGGTGGCATGAACATCCCACTCAGGCCCTTTTGGACATCTTTACCATAAATGAGAAAAAAGGGCCCGTCCCAGGCTTAGTGGTGGTGATTGTTGGCGATATTGCACACAGCCGTGTGGCTCGCTCGAATATCCTTGCTCTGACCAAACTGGGGGCCGAGGTGAGAGTCGTGGCGCCACCAACCATGATCCCCTTCGGCCTTGAACATTTCGGCGTGAAGGTGTTTTACGATCTTGATGAGGCATTGGTTGGAACCGATGTGATCATCATGCTGCGATTGCAACGTGAGCGCTTAGGGCGGGCCTTACTGCCCAGTCTTCGAGAATACGCCAAGCTGTTTTGTTTAACTCCGGAAAGACTCAAACTCGCCAAACCGGATGCCATTGTGATGCATCCAGGTCCTCTGAACCGGGGCGTGGAAATTTCGCCATCGGTCGCGGATAGCCATGTCGCGGTGATTCTGGATCAAGTGACCAATGGAGTCTCTGTGCGAATGGCCCTTATGTATTTATTATCAGGATTTAGTGAACGTTCAACCCTTAACGAATAA